In one Rattus rattus isolate New Zealand chromosome 16, Rrattus_CSIRO_v1, whole genome shotgun sequence genomic region, the following are encoded:
- the Iscu gene encoding iron-sulfur cluster assembly enzyme ISCU, mitochondrial, protein MAAAGAGRLRRAASALLLRSPRLPARELSAPARLYHKKVVDHYENPRNVGSLDKTSKNVGTGLVGAPACGDVMKLQIQVDEKGKIVDARFKTFGCGSAIASSSLATEWVKGKTVEEALTIKNTDIAKELCLPPVKLHCSMLAEDAIKAALADYKLKQEAKKDEPEKQ, encoded by the exons ATGGCGGCGGCTGGAGCGGGCCGTCTGAGGCGGGCGGCGTCCGCGCTGCTGCTCCGGAGCCCGCGCCTGCCCGCCCGGGAGTTGTCGGCTCCTGCCAGGCTCTACCACAAGAAG GTTGTGGATCATTATGAAAACCCTAGGAACGTGGGGTCCCTTGACAAGACATCTAAAAATGTTGGAACCGGACTGGTGGGGGCTCCGGCATGTGGTGACGTCATGAAACTGCAG ATCCAGGTGGATGAAAAGGGGAAGATTGTGGACGCCAGATTTAAAACATTTGGCTGCGGCTCCGCCATTGCCTCCAGCTCCTTAGCCACGGAGTGGGTAAAGGGGAAAACG GTGGAGGAAGCCCTGACCATCAAAAACACAGACATCGCCAAGGAACTCTGCCTCCCGCCTGTGAAACTGCACTGCTCCA TGCTGGCAGAAGACGCCATCAAGGCTGCCCTGGCTGATTACAAACTGAAACAAGAGGCCAAGAAGGACGAGCCGGAGAAGCAGTGA